The Anastrepha ludens isolate Willacy chromosome 2, idAnaLude1.1, whole genome shotgun sequence genome contains a region encoding:
- the LOC128856596 gene encoding uncharacterized protein LOC128856596 produces MDAPEWLNENYMQEALRVHHADPSLQLLSMQVQPAMGKGENYGGILTRVKAQYKLSHGQQKLEKSFVVKTSYEEDATASAIMAPYDIFNREMRIYEEVMPKLNALLREIGDTEQLFATAIHVDYKRQLLIFEDLSERGYVMANRLHGLDMTHVKLILRKLAKMHATSAVLNERQNGCLESYDRGFFNRYTDNYSPYFVGSLLACAEFILKNMPERAYYGNKLKALAPYYMEIGKRCFAPTPGHVNVLAHGDVWVNNVMFKYDPKTSEPVDVLIIDFQYSFWGSPTLDLHHLFNTSLQEPLRLHKQDILFQYYHSIFTDVLSRLNYSKHPVPTLNLFRQQVEQKRFFAFHSSCVIQPVMINENTDDADFNALMGEDERALKFKYNAYKNKQVQKNLINLLPIFDKRGLLEVDQAD; encoded by the exons atGGATGCGCCAGAGTGGTTGAACGAGAATTATATGCAGGAGGCATTGCGTGTTCATCATGCAGATCCCAGCCTTCAGCTGCTATCCATGCAAGTCCAACCAGCCATGGGAAAAGGCGAGAATTATGGCGGCATACTAACACGTGTCAAAGCACAATATAAACTCAGCCACGGTCAGCAGAAATTGGAGAAAAGCTTTGTGGTGAAGACATCATACGAAGAAGATGCTACTGCCAGTGCCATAATGGCGCCCTATGACATCTTCAATCGTGAAATGCGTATATATGAGGAGGTGATGCCTAAACTAAACGCGCTGCTACGCGAAATCGGCGACACTGAGCAACTCTTTGCCACAGCCATACACGTGGATTATAAACGGCAATTGCTGATATTCGAGGACCTGAGTGAGAGAGGCTATGTCATGGCTAACCGATTACATGGACTCGATATGACACATGTCAAGTTGATACTGCGTAAACTGGCCAAAATGCATGCAACCTCGGCGGTGTTGAATGAGCGGCAGAATGGCTGCCTAGAAAGTTACGATCGCGGCTTCTTCAATCGCTACACAGACAATTACAGTCCGTATTTTGTTGGCTCTCTGCTGGCATGTGCAGAGTTCATTTTGAAGAATATGCCCGAGCGCGCATACTACGGCAACAAATTGAAAGCGCTAGCGCCTTATTATATGGAAATTGGAAAACGCTGTTTTGCACCCACTCCGGGACATGTTAATGTGCTGGCGCATGGTGATGTCTGGGTCAACAACGTAATGTTCAAATACGATCCGAAGACAAGCGAGCCCGTAGATGTATTGATCATCGACTTTCAATATTCATTCTGGGGCTCGCCGACGCTGGATTTGCACCATCTGTTCAACACCTCTTTGCAGGAGCCGCTGCGTCTGCATAAGCAGGATATACTCTTCCAGTATTATCACAGCATCTTCACTGATGTGTTGAGTAGACTAAACTATAGTAAGCATCCAGTGCCTACGTTAAACCTCTTCCGGCAACAGGTGGAGCAAAAGCGATTTTTCG CCTTTCATTCATCCTGTGTCATACAGCCGGTGATGATCAATGAAAATACAGACGATGCAGACTTCAATGCATTGATGGGCGAGGATGAACGCGCACTCAAGTTCAAATACAACGCCTACAAAAATAAGCAGGTGCAGAAGAATCTCATAAATTTGCTGCCTATATTCGATAAGCGAGGACTTTTGGAAGTGGATCAAGCAGATTAA
- the LOC128856607 gene encoding uncharacterized protein LOC128856607 produces MKDTTFHTAPLWLTTEYLEPILRKYKQDEGLTITNLDIKPATAKGENYASVMTRIGVGFQLSNKETEYGSYIVKTSHESDPFTSGIISKYDIYRTEMLMYERILPKLTELLKEIGDTDKLFANTIHVDYEHSAIIFEDLAVLEFVIPDRLTGMNEAQTMLTLKKLAKMHATAAVLNERMPGILNKLQRGIFNRKTNGFAPYFEGILDACGDFAEKSTALGSYYKHKLLKLKPHAMEYGARATEPQTGHFLTLTHGDLWTNNVMLRYSGRGDEPTKSGKTIKDILLIDFQFSAWTSPAVDLHYFFHTSLPLEFKLHREDEFIQYYHGFLADTLRQLNYGGHIPTLHELCVQMESRRFYAVLSSLGCQALLINDKTDEAEFSAFMGDGERSRNFRNLLYTNKRTQESTVAFLPYFDRRGLLDEIQ; encoded by the exons ATGAAAGACACAACATTCCATACTGCGCCACTGTGGCTGACCACAGAATATCTCGAGCCAATTTTACGCAAATACAAACAGGATGAAGGACTCACCATTACAAATCTTGATATTAAACCGGCAACGGCAAAGGGTGAAAACTATGCCAGTGTGATGACGCGCATTGGTGTCGGCTTTCAGCTAAGCAACAAAGAAACCGAATATGGTTCATATATTGTGAAAACTTCGCACGAGAGTGATCCTTTTACGTCCGGCATTATAAGCAAATACGATATTTATAGAACGGAGATGTTGATGTACGAGCGAATTCTGCCAAAACTCACTGAGTTGCTAAAGGAAATCGGTGATACGGACAAACTCTTCGCCAACACCATTCATGTGGACTACGAGCACTCAGCCATAATCTTCGAAGACTTGGCGGTGCTTGAATTCGTCATACCCGATCGCCTGACTGGCATGAATGAGGCACAAACTATGTTGACGTTGAAGAAATTGGCCAAAATGCACGCCACAGCCGCCGTGCTGAACGAGCGTATGCCCggcattttgaataaattgcAGCGTGGAATCTTCAATCGTAAAACAAATGGGTTTGCGCCATATTTCGAGGGTATTTTGGATGCTTGTGGCGACTTTGCCGAAAAATCGACAGCTTTGGGCTCGTATTATAAGCACAAACTGCTGAAACTGAAGCCGCATGCTATGGAATATGGAGCGCGCGCTACTGAGCCGCAGACTGGACATTTTCTAACACTAACACATGGCGATTTGTGGACAAATAACGTGATGTTAAGGTATAGCGGTAGAGGTGACGAACCGACGAAGAGTGGCAAGACAATCAAGGACATTCTGTTGATTGACTTTCAATTCAGCGCGTGGACCTCACCGGCTGTCGATCTGCATTACTTTTTCCACACATCGCTGCCATTGGAGTTTAAATTGCATCGTGAAGATGAGTTCATCCAATATTATCATGGCTTTTTAGCGGATACGTTGCGTCAACTTAACTACGGTGGGCACATTCCCACTTTGCACGAGTTGTGTGTGCAAATGGAGTCACGCCGATTCTATG CTGTGCTCTCGTCACTAGGATGTCAGGCTTTACTCATTAATGACAAAACCGATGAAGCCGAGTTTAGCGCCTTTATGGGAGATGGCGAACGCTCGCGGAATTTTCGCAATCTGTTGTACACAAACAAGAGGACCCAAGAAAGCACCGTAGCCTTTTTACCTTACTTCGATCGCAGGGGATTGCTAGATGAGATCCAATAG